In Exiguobacterium sibiricum 7-3, a genomic segment contains:
- a CDS encoding FadR/GntR family transcriptional regulator, with the protein MRQEGGAVPMEKKRNAFEMNISAIKTMIEQDGFVPGDRIPSERELAERLSISRPSVREALRTLAYLGIIETRHGGGSFLLNRDDHTYIQIIAQFLVTGDSKFEDLAGTLRLLEQAAFVQLADVSILEAHVDSDAVFRETLIATIDNDLFERIWRQVNAFYQSFGQGELYTRAEREAFLKRS; encoded by the coding sequence ATGCGTCAGGAAGGTGGTGCTGTACCAATGGAGAAAAAGCGGAATGCTTTTGAAATGAATATTTCAGCAATCAAAACGATGATCGAACAGGATGGTTTTGTGCCGGGAGATCGAATTCCATCAGAACGTGAATTGGCAGAACGACTGTCGATTAGCCGTCCGTCCGTCCGCGAAGCACTTCGGACGTTAGCCTACCTCGGAATCATCGAGACGAGGCACGGGGGAGGTAGTTTTCTTTTAAACCGTGATGACCATACCTATATTCAGATCATCGCACAATTTTTAGTGACCGGCGATTCAAAGTTTGAAGATTTGGCAGGAACACTTCGTTTGCTTGAACAGGCAGCATTTGTTCAACTCGCAGACGTGTCCATTCTAGAAGCTCACGTCGATTCCGACGCGGTCTTTCGTGAAACGCTGATCGCTACAATCGATAACGATTTGTTTGAGCGGATTTGGCGGCAAGTGAATGCCTTCTATCAAAGTTTTGGTCAAGGGGAGCTCTATACGCGAGCGGAACGGGAAGCTTTTCTAAAACGCTCGTAG
- the icd gene encoding NADP-dependent isocitrate dehydrogenase, producing MATIQGENITVTNGTLNVPNAPIIPFIIGDGTGPDIWNAAVRVFDAAVEKAYNGEKKIEWKEVYAGEKAFNKTGNWLPEETLDLIREHIIAIKGPLTTPVGGGIRSLNVALRQELDLYTCLRPVRYFTGVPSPVKRPEDTDMVIFRENTEDIYAGIEYASGSEEAQKLLNFLQTEMGVNKIRFPETSGLGIKPISKEGTERLVRAAIEYALENKRASLTLVHKGNIMKFTEGAFKNWGYELAEREYAEHVFTWNQYDRIKDEEGADAANKAQSEAEAAGKLIVKDSIADIFLQQILTRPKEFDVVATMNLNGDYISDALAAQVGGIGIAPGANINYMTGHAIFEATHGTAPKYAGLDKVNPSSVILSGEMMFRHLGWNEVADLIIQSMEKSIENKVVTYDFARLMDGATEVKCSEFADELIKNM from the coding sequence ATGGCTACAATTCAAGGCGAAAACATCACAGTAACAAACGGGACACTTAACGTACCAAATGCACCAATCATTCCTTTCATCATCGGTGATGGCACTGGACCTGATATCTGGAATGCTGCAGTTCGTGTCTTTGACGCTGCTGTCGAAAAAGCATACAACGGTGAAAAGAAGATTGAATGGAAAGAAGTCTACGCTGGAGAAAAAGCCTTCAACAAAACAGGCAACTGGCTTCCGGAAGAAACACTTGACCTGATTCGCGAACACATCATCGCGATCAAAGGACCACTCACGACACCGGTCGGCGGCGGAATCCGTTCGTTAAACGTTGCGCTTCGTCAAGAACTTGATTTGTATACATGTCTTCGCCCGGTCCGTTACTTCACAGGTGTTCCTTCACCGGTTAAACGCCCAGAAGATACAGACATGGTCATCTTCCGCGAAAACACAGAAGATATCTACGCTGGGATCGAGTATGCGTCAGGCAGCGAAGAAGCACAAAAATTACTTAACTTCCTGCAAACAGAGATGGGTGTCAACAAAATCCGTTTCCCTGAAACGTCTGGTCTCGGAATCAAGCCGATTTCTAAAGAAGGAACAGAACGTCTTGTCCGTGCAGCGATTGAATATGCACTCGAAAACAAACGTGCTTCATTGACGCTCGTTCACAAAGGTAACATCATGAAGTTCACAGAAGGTGCATTCAAAAACTGGGGTTATGAACTCGCAGAACGTGAATACGCAGAACATGTCTTCACATGGAACCAGTATGACCGAATCAAGGATGAAGAAGGTGCTGACGCAGCAAACAAAGCACAGTCTGAAGCAGAAGCAGCAGGCAAGTTGATCGTCAAAGATTCGATTGCTGATATCTTCTTACAACAAATCTTGACGCGTCCAAAAGAGTTTGATGTTGTCGCAACAATGAACTTGAATGGTGATTACATTTCAGATGCTCTTGCAGCACAAGTCGGTGGAATCGGGATTGCACCTGGTGCCAACATCAACTACATGACAGGTCACGCGATTTTCGAGGCGACTCACGGTACAGCACCGAAATATGCAGGACTTGATAAAGTAAACCCATCTTCTGTCATTCTTTCAGGAGAAATGATGTTCCGTCACCTTGGATGGAATGAAGTCGCTGACTTAATCATTCAATCGATGGAAAAATCAATTGAAAACAAAGTCGTCACGTATGACTTCGCACGTCTCATGGATGGTGCGACAGAAGTGAAATGTTCTGAATTCGCGGACGAACTCATCAAGAATATGTAA
- the pyk gene encoding pyruvate kinase, with amino-acid sequence MRRTKIVCTIGPASEKRLPEMIEAGMNVARLNFSHGDYEEHGARITDIRRAAEEANKLVTILLDTKGPEIRTHTFEEGKALLVRGKQVIVVSGDANEIVGTADKFSVTYDGLYDDVEVGSMIMLDDGLIGLRVAEKLENRELLCDIENEGIIKTKKGVNLPNVKVNLPALTDKDIADIEFGIRSDIDLIAASFVRRASDVVAIRQLLEKHNASHIKIFPKIENQEGVDNIEEIIAISDGLMVARGDLGIEIPTEEVTPTQKDLIKICNDYGKPVITATQMLDSMQRFPRPTRAEASDVANAILDGTDAIMLSGETAAGDYPIESVQMMHTIAKRTEKMLDYKMLLKDRQTRSEHTVTDAIAQAVTHTAINLDAKAILTPTQSGYTAARISKYRPESNIVAVTPSARVARQLNIVWGVYPIVVDHLSDNTDDMLTLAADTAKEAGFVTDGDLVVISAGIPALTAGTTNMLKIHIVGKEITNGRGIGERGVVGEVVIAHTAEEANAKAKPGMILITNSTDRDMMPAIEMAAAMVTVDGGLTSHAGIVGPSLGKPVIVGVENAMTIFTDGQRISIDPLTGKLYNA; translated from the coding sequence ATGCGCAGAACTAAAATTGTATGTACGATTGGACCGGCGTCAGAAAAACGTCTTCCAGAAATGATTGAAGCGGGTATGAACGTTGCTCGTCTTAACTTCTCACACGGTGACTATGAAGAACACGGTGCCCGGATCACGGACATCCGCCGTGCAGCGGAAGAAGCAAACAAATTAGTCACAATCCTTTTAGATACAAAAGGTCCTGAAATCCGCACGCATACATTTGAAGAAGGCAAAGCCCTTCTCGTACGCGGCAAACAAGTCATCGTCGTCAGCGGTGACGCAAACGAAATCGTCGGAACAGCAGACAAGTTCTCTGTGACATATGATGGTTTATATGATGATGTCGAAGTCGGTTCGATGATCATGTTAGATGATGGGTTAATCGGACTTCGTGTCGCAGAAAAACTCGAAAACCGTGAACTCCTTTGTGATATCGAAAACGAAGGAATCATCAAAACGAAAAAAGGTGTTAACTTACCAAACGTAAAAGTTAACTTACCTGCTTTGACAGACAAAGATATCGCAGACATCGAGTTCGGAATTCGTAGCGACATCGATTTGATCGCTGCTTCATTCGTTCGTCGTGCATCTGATGTCGTTGCCATTCGTCAATTGCTCGAAAAACACAATGCAAGCCACATTAAAATCTTCCCGAAAATTGAAAACCAAGAAGGTGTCGATAACATCGAAGAAATCATCGCGATTTCAGACGGTCTGATGGTTGCACGTGGTGATCTTGGAATCGAGATTCCGACGGAAGAAGTTACACCAACACAAAAAGATCTCATCAAAATTTGTAATGATTACGGTAAACCGGTCATCACAGCAACGCAAATGCTTGACTCGATGCAACGTTTCCCACGTCCGACACGTGCAGAAGCATCAGACGTCGCGAACGCGATTCTTGATGGAACAGATGCGATCATGCTTTCAGGTGAAACAGCAGCCGGGGATTACCCGATTGAATCTGTTCAAATGATGCACACGATCGCAAAACGGACAGAAAAAATGCTCGACTACAAGATGCTCCTGAAAGATCGTCAAACACGCAGTGAGCACACTGTGACGGATGCAATCGCTCAAGCCGTTACGCATACAGCCATCAACTTGGACGCTAAAGCAATCTTGACACCGACTCAGTCTGGTTACACAGCTGCCCGGATTTCAAAATACCGTCCAGAGTCAAACATCGTTGCCGTCACACCGAGCGCGCGTGTTGCACGTCAACTCAATATCGTTTGGGGTGTTTACCCGATTGTTGTCGACCATTTGTCAGACAACACGGATGATATGTTGACACTTGCTGCTGATACAGCAAAAGAAGCAGGATTTGTTACAGACGGTGACCTCGTCGTCATCTCTGCAGGTATCCCGGCTCTTACAGCAGGTACAACAAACATGTTAAAAATCCACATCGTCGGTAAAGAGATCACAAACGGTCGCGGAATCGGTGAACGTGGTGTCGTTGGCGAAGTCGTCATCGCGCATACAGCTGAAGAAGCAAACGCAAAAGCAAAACCAGGTATGATTCTTATCACGAACTCAACGGATCGTGACATGATGCCTGCAATCGAGATGGCTGCAGCAATGGTCACAGTAGACGGCGGATTGACAAGCCATGCTGGAATCGTTGGTCCTTCACTCGGTAAACCGGTTATCGTCGGTGTTGAAAATGCCATGACAATCTTCACAGATGGTCAACGTATTTCAATCGATCCTTTAACAGGTAAATTGTACAACGCATAA
- a CDS encoding divergent PAP2 family protein — protein sequence MDMEWNNPLFAAITAWFIAQAAKLVTGLIKTKKFDLEIMFASGGMPSSHSSTVVALAVVIGFQEGFSSSLFALAAIFAVIIMYDATGVRQAVGLQAKLLNDYFKGIRHETPLLNELVGHTEFQVFVGLLLGLAVGFLWPVLFF from the coding sequence ATGGATATGGAATGGAATAACCCGTTATTTGCAGCAATCACCGCTTGGTTCATCGCCCAAGCCGCAAAACTCGTCACCGGTTTAATTAAGACAAAGAAATTTGATCTTGAAATCATGTTTGCCTCAGGCGGCATGCCGAGTTCACATAGTTCGACTGTCGTCGCACTGGCTGTCGTAATTGGTTTTCAAGAAGGCTTTAGCTCATCGCTGTTTGCCCTCGCTGCGATTTTCGCCGTCATCATCATGTATGATGCGACCGGAGTCCGCCAAGCCGTTGGTCTTCAAGCCAAACTGCTGAATGATTACTTCAAAGGAATCCGCCACGAAACACCGTTGCTCAACGAATTGGTTGGACATACCGAGTTCCAGGTCTTTGTAGGTCTTCTGCTTGGTTTGGCCGTTGGTTTCCTTTGGCCCGTCCTGTTCTTTTAA
- the mdh gene encoding malate dehydrogenase has protein sequence MNRRKKISVIGSGFTGATTALYLAQKELGDIVLVDMPQQENATKGKALDMQETAPIQGFDAWINGTSDYQDIEGSDIVVITAGIARKPGMSREDLVSTNANVMKAVTKEIVTHAPESIIIVLTNPVDAMTYTVFQASGFPKERVIGQSGVLDTARFRTFVAMELNVSVKDISGFVLGGHGDDMVPLLRYSYAGGIPLEKLISPERLAAIVERTRKGGGEIVQLLGNGSAYYAPAAAIVEMVEAILKDQRRILPAIAYLEGEYGYEDLYLGVPTILGGNGVEQVLELELTPDEKQGLDRSVSTVRSVLALL, from the coding sequence ATGAATCGACGGAAAAAGATTTCGGTCATCGGGAGTGGATTCACAGGGGCAACAACAGCACTGTACCTTGCTCAAAAAGAGTTAGGGGATATCGTGCTCGTTGATATGCCGCAACAGGAAAACGCGACCAAAGGAAAAGCACTTGATATGCAGGAAACAGCACCGATTCAAGGTTTTGATGCCTGGATCAACGGGACATCGGATTATCAAGACATCGAAGGATCTGACATTGTCGTCATCACGGCGGGGATTGCCAGAAAACCCGGGATGAGTCGCGAAGATCTTGTCAGCACGAATGCAAATGTCATGAAAGCCGTTACGAAAGAAATCGTGACCCATGCACCGGAATCCATCATCATCGTGTTGACGAACCCTGTCGATGCGATGACATATACCGTCTTTCAAGCATCCGGTTTTCCGAAAGAACGCGTTATCGGCCAGTCCGGTGTATTAGATACAGCACGTTTTCGGACGTTCGTCGCAATGGAACTGAATGTCTCCGTTAAGGATATTTCCGGATTCGTGCTCGGTGGGCACGGGGATGACATGGTTCCCTTGTTACGCTATTCCTATGCAGGTGGTATCCCACTGGAAAAACTGATTTCACCTGAACGATTAGCGGCCATCGTTGAGCGAACACGTAAAGGTGGCGGCGAAATCGTCCAGTTACTTGGAAATGGCTCGGCCTATTATGCACCGGCAGCGGCCATTGTTGAGATGGTGGAAGCGATTCTAAAAGATCAGCGGCGAATTTTGCCGGCGATTGCCTATCTCGAAGGAGAGTACGGATATGAGGACTTGTACCTCGGTGTTCCGACTATTCTTGGGGGAAATGGTGTTGAACAAGTGCTCGAGTTGGAATTGACGCCAGATGAGAAGCAAGGTCTGGATCGGTCTGTTTCAACGGTTCGTTCCGTTCTTGCGCTTCTGTGA
- the pfkA gene encoding 6-phosphofructokinase: MKRIAVLTSGGDAPGMNAAVRAVTRKAIFHGLEVFGVYNGYQGLINGDLVQLNLGSVGDIIQRGGTFLRSARCPEFRTEEGRAKAVVNLKKFEIDALVVVGGDGSYRGAQKLTGLGFPTIGLPGTIDNDIPGTDYTIGFDTALNTALEAIDKIRDTASSHERTYVIEVMGRDAGDIALYAGLAGGAESILVPERPEDLKEVLNRIQSGVNRGKKHSIVIVAEGAGRAQDVGDEIAKETGLDTRVTVLGHVQRGGAPTAADRVLASRMGAYAIDILLEGKQGRVVGVRGGKMIDLDIDEALDENKHELDLEILELSKQLSI, encoded by the coding sequence TTGAAACGGATTGCTGTTTTAACAAGTGGAGGCGACGCACCAGGCATGAACGCTGCAGTGCGTGCTGTAACACGTAAGGCGATTTTTCATGGACTGGAAGTATTTGGCGTCTATAACGGATATCAAGGTCTGATTAACGGAGATCTCGTCCAATTGAACCTAGGTTCAGTCGGTGACATCATTCAACGAGGCGGAACATTCCTTCGTTCTGCACGTTGCCCAGAGTTCCGGACAGAAGAAGGACGTGCGAAAGCTGTCGTCAATCTGAAGAAATTCGAAATTGATGCACTCGTTGTCGTTGGTGGTGACGGGTCTTATCGTGGTGCTCAAAAATTGACGGGACTTGGTTTCCCGACAATCGGTCTCCCGGGAACGATTGATAACGATATTCCAGGTACGGATTACACGATTGGTTTCGATACAGCACTCAACACGGCACTGGAAGCGATTGATAAGATTCGTGATACAGCGTCGTCGCATGAGCGGACGTATGTCATCGAAGTCATGGGACGCGACGCAGGGGATATCGCTCTCTATGCTGGATTAGCTGGCGGAGCGGAATCAATCTTGGTCCCTGAACGACCAGAAGATTTAAAAGAAGTCCTAAACCGGATTCAAAGCGGTGTCAATCGTGGTAAAAAACACTCGATCGTCATCGTGGCAGAAGGTGCCGGACGTGCGCAGGATGTTGGAGACGAGATTGCCAAAGAGACCGGACTTGATACACGTGTCACAGTATTAGGTCATGTTCAACGTGGTGGTGCGCCGACAGCTGCTGACCGTGTATTGGCAAGTCGAATGGGTGCCTATGCAATCGACATCTTGCTTGAAGGTAAGCAAGGACGTGTCGTTGGTGTACGTGGTGGCAAGATGATTGATCTTGATATCGATGAGGCGTTGGACGAAAACAAACACGAACTGGATCTTGAAATCTTAGAGTTGTCAAAACAACTATCAATCTAA
- a CDS encoding acetyl-CoA carboxylase carboxyltransferase subunit alpha, whose product MQPFDQPVIALREKILELHDMAETQGLDFKEELNLLEERLRRLELDIYGNMKAWNRVQLARHPERPTTLDYVRLICDDFIELHGDRHGYDDAAIVGGIAMLSGQAVTIIGHQRGKDTKENIRRNFGMPHPEGYRKALRLMQQAVKFNRPIITFIDTKGAYPGRAAEERGQSEAIAKNLFEMAGMPVPIISIVIGEGGSGGALGIGVCDQLLMLENSTYSVISPEGAAALLWKDASLAEKAAESMKITAPDLLRLGIADGIISEVIGGAHLDVSLQADKVKSVLEQKLAQLTRLTPEQLIEKRTEKYHQIGT is encoded by the coding sequence ATGCAACCATTTGATCAACCAGTAATCGCATTGCGCGAAAAAATATTAGAACTGCACGACATGGCAGAGACGCAAGGGCTTGATTTTAAAGAAGAACTGAATTTATTGGAAGAACGGCTACGTCGATTAGAACTCGATATTTACGGGAATATGAAAGCGTGGAACCGTGTGCAACTGGCACGGCATCCGGAACGTCCGACGACACTCGATTATGTTCGTCTGATCTGTGACGATTTCATTGAACTACATGGTGATCGGCACGGATATGATGATGCGGCGATCGTTGGAGGGATTGCGATGCTGAGTGGTCAAGCCGTGACAATCATTGGTCATCAGCGAGGAAAAGATACGAAGGAAAATATTCGCCGGAATTTTGGTATGCCCCATCCTGAAGGCTATCGAAAAGCGTTACGCTTGATGCAACAAGCGGTGAAGTTTAATCGTCCGATCATCACGTTTATTGATACGAAAGGCGCGTATCCTGGCCGGGCAGCGGAAGAACGAGGGCAAAGCGAAGCCATCGCGAAGAATCTCTTTGAAATGGCTGGAATGCCTGTGCCGATTATTTCAATCGTCATCGGTGAAGGCGGATCGGGTGGAGCACTTGGAATCGGTGTCTGTGATCAGCTGCTGATGTTAGAGAACTCCACGTATTCCGTCATTTCACCTGAAGGTGCAGCTGCTCTTCTTTGGAAAGATGCCAGTCTTGCTGAAAAAGCGGCAGAATCGATGAAAATTACGGCGCCGGATTTACTTCGACTCGGAATCGCGGATGGCATCATCTCTGAAGTCATCGGTGGAGCGCATTTAGATGTTTCATTACAGGCCGATAAAGTAAAATCTGTTCTAGAACAAAAACTTGCCCAACTGACCCGTTTGACACCAGAACAGTTAATCGAGAAGCGCACAGAAAAATATCACCAAATTGGCACATAA
- a CDS encoding zinc-dependent alcohol dehydrogenase codes for MRAVTYQGTKNVEVKDVQDPSIEKNDDIIVKITSTAICGSDLHIYQGNMPAKKDYVIGHEPMGIVEEVGPDVTKVKRGDRVVLPFNVACGHCFYCDHDMESQCDNSNGNPHVDTGGYFGFTEEFGGHPGGQAEYLKVPFGNFMPLVVPESCELEDEALLFLSDVIPTAYWSVINSGVKKGDTVVVLGSGPVGLMTQKFAWMQGAKRVIAVDEQVYRLNHAKMTNRVETVNLQDHQETGQYLKELTQGGADVVIDCVGFDGKMSALEKVEQKIGLQGGTLSAINIAKDAVRKFGTVQLTGVYAKKYNQFPLGDFFTRNITLKMGQAPVVHLMPELFQKIINQEFDPTDIITHKIDLEQAAHAYQTFNDHADGCIKVILKP; via the coding sequence ATGCGCGCTGTCACTTATCAAGGTACAAAAAATGTCGAAGTGAAAGATGTCCAGGATCCGTCGATTGAGAAGAACGATGATATCATCGTCAAGATTACGTCTACTGCTATCTGTGGGTCAGATTTGCATATCTATCAAGGAAACATGCCGGCGAAAAAGGATTATGTCATTGGACATGAACCGATGGGGATCGTCGAAGAAGTAGGCCCTGACGTGACGAAGGTCAAGCGGGGCGATCGGGTTGTCTTACCGTTCAACGTTGCGTGTGGTCATTGTTTCTACTGTGATCACGATATGGAGAGTCAGTGTGATAATTCCAATGGGAACCCACACGTCGATACAGGCGGCTATTTTGGATTTACGGAAGAGTTCGGCGGGCATCCCGGTGGACAAGCAGAGTACTTAAAAGTCCCGTTTGGAAACTTCATGCCGCTCGTCGTTCCTGAATCATGTGAACTGGAAGACGAAGCGTTGTTGTTTTTGTCGGATGTTATTCCGACAGCGTACTGGAGCGTCATCAATTCAGGGGTCAAAAAAGGGGATACCGTCGTCGTCTTGGGGTCAGGACCTGTCGGATTGATGACACAGAAATTCGCCTGGATGCAAGGAGCAAAACGGGTCATTGCGGTCGATGAACAAGTGTACCGTCTGAATCATGCGAAGATGACGAATCGGGTCGAGACCGTCAACTTACAAGATCATCAGGAAACCGGACAATATTTAAAAGAACTGACACAAGGCGGGGCGGACGTCGTCATTGATTGTGTCGGATTTGACGGGAAGATGTCCGCGCTTGAAAAAGTGGAACAGAAGATCGGGTTACAAGGCGGAACATTGAGTGCAATCAATATCGCCAAAGACGCTGTCCGGAAATTCGGAACGGTCCAACTGACAGGGGTCTATGCCAAAAAATACAATCAATTCCCGCTCGGTGATTTCTTCACCCGAAACATCACGTTGAAGATGGGGCAAGCACCGGTCGTCCATCTGATGCCGGAATTGTTCCAAAAAATCATCAATCAGGAATTTGATCCAACCGATATCATCACCCATAAAATTGATTTGGAGCAGGCGGCTCATGCCTACCAAACGTTTAATGATCATGCTGATGGATGTATCAAAGTCATCTTGAAACCATAA
- a CDS encoding DUF441 domain-containing protein, with protein sequence MHMEAYLFLIGLVLIGVIAQNKSLIIAAAFLLIIKAIGLDGRLFPSLQAKGITWGVTLITAAILVPIATGDIGFRELLNSVRGHIGIISFLAGIFVAIIAAHGVGLMKEDPLVTTALLAGTILAVGLFRGVPVGPLIGAGIAALVIGMWDIIVKAISG encoded by the coding sequence TTGCACATGGAAGCCTATCTTTTTTTGATTGGTCTCGTGTTGATTGGTGTCATCGCTCAAAATAAATCGTTGATCATTGCAGCTGCTTTTTTGCTCATCATCAAAGCGATTGGTCTCGACGGTCGCCTGTTCCCGTCCTTACAGGCGAAAGGCATCACATGGGGAGTCACGTTGATCACGGCGGCGATCCTAGTACCAATTGCAACGGGAGACATCGGATTTAGAGAGCTGCTGAATAGTGTACGGGGACATATCGGTATCATTTCATTTTTAGCAGGAATTTTTGTTGCAATCATTGCAGCCCACGGCGTTGGTCTGATGAAAGAAGATCCGCTCGTCACGACTGCACTGCTTGCTGGAACGATATTGGCCGTCGGACTGTTTCGAGGTGTACCGGTTGGTCCGTTGATCGGAGCAGGAATCGCAGCTCTTGTCATTGGAATGTGGGATATCATCGTCAAAGCAATCAGTGGTTAA
- the citZ gene encoding citrate synthase — MTQTKGLEGIVATASKISSIIDGQLTYGGYTIDDLAEHASFEEVVFLLWNDRLPKEDELKQLSEALISEATVAPAVLETLKVAPKTANAMSAIRTALSQLALYDESAEDMSTEANYAKAIKLQAQIATLVTAYARIKKGQEPVAPKAGLSYAANFLYMLTGEEPTEVAEKAFNQALVLHADHELNASTFTARVCVATLSDIYSGVTAAMGALKGPLHGGANEAVMKMLLEIDSVEKVDEYVHNKLKNKEKIMGFGHRVYKDGDPRAKHLQEMSRQLTAQIGEPKWYEMSVKIDQIVQSEKGLKPNVDFYSASTYHALGLDTELFTPIFAVSRMSGWLAHILEQYSDNRLIRPRADYIGETHRTYVSMNER; from the coding sequence ATGACACAAACAAAAGGTTTAGAAGGAATCGTCGCGACAGCATCGAAGATCAGTTCGATCATTGATGGTCAGTTGACGTATGGTGGGTATACAATTGATGATTTGGCGGAGCACGCCTCATTTGAAGAAGTGGTCTTTTTACTTTGGAATGACCGCTTACCAAAAGAAGACGAACTGAAGCAACTTTCAGAAGCTTTGATTTCTGAAGCAACAGTCGCACCAGCAGTCCTTGAGACATTAAAAGTGGCGCCAAAAACCGCCAACGCGATGTCAGCCATTCGTACTGCTTTATCACAACTCGCATTATACGATGAATCGGCTGAAGATATGTCGACAGAGGCGAATTACGCTAAAGCCATCAAACTCCAAGCGCAGATTGCGACACTCGTAACAGCGTATGCACGAATCAAAAAAGGCCAAGAGCCGGTTGCACCGAAAGCAGGACTTTCATACGCAGCGAACTTCCTCTACATGCTGACAGGCGAAGAGCCGACAGAAGTAGCAGAAAAAGCCTTTAATCAAGCGCTTGTGCTGCATGCGGATCATGAGCTGAACGCTTCGACGTTTACAGCACGTGTCTGTGTTGCGACATTATCGGATATCTATTCAGGCGTCACGGCTGCGATGGGGGCACTCAAAGGTCCACTTCACGGTGGAGCGAACGAAGCCGTCATGAAAATGTTGCTGGAAATTGATTCAGTTGAAAAGGTTGACGAGTATGTTCATAATAAACTTAAGAACAAGGAAAAAATCATGGGCTTCGGTCACCGTGTCTACAAGGACGGCGATCCACGTGCGAAGCACCTCCAGGAGATGAGCCGTCAATTGACAGCTCAAATCGGAGAACCGAAATGGTACGAGATGTCAGTCAAGATTGACCAAATCGTCCAATCGGAAAAAGGATTGAAACCGAACGTCGATTTCTATTCGGCTTCGACGTACCATGCACTTGGACTTGATACGGAATTGTTTACACCAATCTTTGCCGTCAGTCGTATGTCAGGTTGGTTAGCGCACATTTTAGAGCAGTATAGCGACAACCGCCTCATTCGTCCACGCGCCGATTATATTGGTGAAACACACCGGACATACGTGTCCATGAACGAACGTTAA
- the accD gene encoding acetyl-CoA carboxylase, carboxyltransferase subunit beta, whose product MQAFFRKPKKFVTLTSKEQRVDVPVGLMTKCPKCKLIQYTKQLEANLKVCACGYHHPLTATERFEQLFDAGTITYFDLPAVKADPLDFQDYPEKLKGDQVRTGLEEAIVCGVGQVNGYPLVACVMDARFRMGSMGAAVGAAIAEAIRYATKERLPVTIFSASGGARMQEGMVSLMQMAKSSLFLKQHSDAGLLYVSCMTHPTTGGVSASFAMLGDFNIAEPGALIGFAGRRIIEQTIREKLPEDFQTSEFLLQAGQLDDVVSRHDLKTYYTRILMMHSEGTNHATI is encoded by the coding sequence GTGCAAGCATTTTTTCGAAAACCTAAAAAATTTGTCACTTTGACATCAAAAGAACAACGGGTCGATGTACCGGTTGGTTTAATGACTAAATGTCCGAAGTGCAAACTGATCCAATATACGAAACAACTCGAAGCGAACTTAAAAGTCTGTGCCTGTGGTTACCATCATCCACTGACAGCTACCGAACGATTTGAACAATTGTTTGACGCTGGAACGATTACGTATTTTGATTTACCAGCAGTGAAGGCAGATCCACTCGATTTTCAGGATTATCCGGAAAAGCTGAAAGGAGATCAAGTACGGACAGGGCTTGAAGAAGCGATTGTTTGTGGTGTGGGTCAAGTGAATGGATATCCGCTTGTAGCCTGTGTCATGGATGCACGTTTTCGGATGGGCTCAATGGGGGCGGCAGTCGGAGCTGCGATTGCAGAAGCCATCCGTTACGCAACAAAAGAACGGTTGCCCGTGACAATCTTTTCGGCTTCAGGTGGAGCACGGATGCAAGAAGGAATGGTCAGCCTGATGCAGATGGCGAAATCGAGCTTATTCCTGAAACAACATTCGGATGCAGGGCTATTGTATGTTTCCTGTATGACGCATCCGACGACAGGCGGAGTATCGGCAAGTTTTGCCATGTTGGGTGATTTTAATATCGCAGAACCCGGTGCCTTGATTGGCTTTGCCGGCCGTCGGATCATTGAACAGACGATTCGTGAAAAATTACCGGAAGACTTCCAAACGTCAGAGTTCTTACTGCAGGCGGGACAACTCGACGATGTCGTATCGCGACACGACTTGAAAACCTACTACACACGTATTCTGATGATGCACTCGGAGGGAACCAATCATGCAACCATTTGA